From Penaeus monodon isolate SGIC_2016 chromosome 6, NSTDA_Pmon_1, whole genome shotgun sequence, the proteins below share one genomic window:
- the LOC119574512 gene encoding protein C-ets-2-like produces MVPKPAPPKMLSGATSVKVKTAVEVPHKATTGCGGNSSGSGILSSGSGGGSQQIQLWQFLLELLTEPKLYPVISWYGGDGEFRLHQPEVVASLWGQRKSKPNMNYEKLSRALRYYYDGDMIAKVSGKRFVYRFVLDLKSVVGYSADELRQQVEECRRREGYSLEVPPVMVMQAI; encoded by the exons ATGGTACCAAAGCCTGCTCCCCCAAAGATGCTCTCAGGGGCTACATCTGTTAAA GTGAAGACTGCAGTAGAGGTGCCCCACAAAGCTACCACAGGGTGTGGGGGAAACAGCAGTGGATCTGGTATCCTGTCCagtgggagtggaggaggaagtcAACAGATACAATTATGGCAGTTTTTATTGGAACTCCTAACTGAACCAAAG CTTTACCCAGTGATTTCATGGTATGGTGGGGATGGAGAATTCCGATTACACCAACCTGAAGTTGTAGCAAGTCTTTGGGGACAACGAAAGAGCAAGCCAAACATGAATTATGAAAAACTGTCTCGAGCTCTCAG atactactatgatggtgatatgatTGCAAAAGTTTCAGGGAAAAGATTTGTATATAGATTTGTATTAGACTTAAAGAGTGTAGTAGGATACAGTGCTGATGAGCTTCGGCAGCAAGTAGAAGAATGTCGAAGACGAGAGGGCTACAGCTTGGAGGTCCCTCCAGTGATGGTCATGCAAGCTATATAG